In Pseudomonas sp. GCEP-101, one DNA window encodes the following:
- a CDS encoding ABC transporter substrate-binding protein: protein MPITRRNSLHAIALGALLLAGSTAQAASSLVYCSEGSPAGFDPGQYTTGTDYDATSETLFNRLVQFQRGGTEAQPALAQSWETSADGKTWTFHLRPGVKFHTTEYFKPTREFNADDVLFTFNRMLDKEQPFRKAYPTEFPYFTDMGLDRNIAKVSKVDEHTVTFTLNEVDAAFVQNLAMNFAVIQSAEYADQLLRQGKPGDINQKPIGTGPFVFSRYQKDAMIRFKGNKDYWKPEDVKVDNLVFAINTDASVRMQKLKADECQITLNPRPADLEALKQDPNLNMPSQPGFNLGYLAYNVTHPPLDNTDVRRALDMALNKQAIIDAIYQGAGQLAVNAMPPTQWSYDTSIKGQAYDPEQARALLKKAGVAEGTQITLWAMPVQRPYNPNAKLMAEMIQADWAKVGIRAKIVTYEWGEYIKRAHAGEHDAMLFGWTGDNGDPDNWLGTLYGCDSVNGNNVSKWCNADYDKLVRQAKATTDHDQRVALYQKAQQLLAQQLPISPIAHSTVYQPMRKSVQGFLISPFGRNSFYGVANQP from the coding sequence ATGCCCATCACGCGACGTAATTCCCTGCACGCCATCGCCCTGGGCGCTTTGCTGCTCGCCGGCTCCACGGCCCAGGCAGCCTCAAGCCTGGTGTACTGCTCCGAAGGCAGCCCGGCGGGTTTCGACCCCGGCCAATACACCACCGGCACCGATTACGACGCGACGTCCGAGACCCTGTTCAATCGCCTGGTGCAGTTCCAGCGCGGCGGCACCGAGGCCCAGCCGGCCCTGGCGCAGAGCTGGGAAACCTCCGCGGACGGCAAGACCTGGACCTTCCACCTGCGCCCCGGCGTGAAGTTCCACACCACCGAGTACTTCAAGCCGACCCGCGAATTCAACGCCGACGACGTGCTGTTCACCTTCAACCGCATGCTCGACAAGGAGCAGCCGTTCCGCAAGGCGTACCCCACCGAGTTCCCCTACTTCACCGACATGGGCCTGGACCGCAACATCGCCAAGGTGAGCAAGGTCGACGAGCACACGGTGACCTTCACCCTGAACGAGGTCGACGCCGCCTTCGTGCAGAACCTGGCGATGAACTTCGCGGTGATCCAGTCCGCCGAGTACGCCGACCAGTTGCTCCGGCAGGGCAAGCCCGGCGACATCAACCAGAAGCCCATCGGCACCGGCCCCTTCGTCTTCAGCCGCTACCAGAAGGACGCGATGATCCGCTTCAAGGGCAACAAGGATTACTGGAAGCCCGAGGACGTGAAGGTCGACAACCTGGTCTTCGCCATCAACACCGATGCCTCGGTGCGCATGCAGAAGCTCAAGGCCGACGAATGCCAGATCACCCTGAACCCGCGCCCGGCGGACCTCGAAGCGCTGAAGCAGGACCCGAACCTGAACATGCCCTCGCAGCCGGGCTTCAACCTCGGCTACCTGGCCTACAACGTCACCCACCCGCCGCTCGACAACACCGACGTGCGCCGTGCGCTGGACATGGCGCTGAACAAGCAGGCAATCATCGACGCCATCTACCAGGGCGCCGGCCAACTGGCAGTGAATGCCATGCCGCCGACCCAGTGGTCCTACGACACCTCCATCAAGGGCCAGGCCTACGACCCGGAACAGGCCAGGGCGCTGCTGAAGAAGGCCGGCGTCGCCGAGGGCACCCAGATCACCCTGTGGGCCATGCCGGTGCAGCGCCCCTACAACCCCAACGCCAAGCTGATGGCCGAGATGATCCAGGCCGACTGGGCCAAGGTGGGCATCCGGGCGAAGATCGTCACCTACGAATGGGGCGAGTACATCAAGCGCGCCCACGCCGGCGAGCACGATGCCATGCTGTTCGGCTGGACCGGCGACAACGGCGACCCGGACAACTGGCTGGGCACGCTCTACGGCTGCGACTCGGTGAACGGCAACAACGTTTCCAAGTGGTGCAACGCCGATTACGACAAGCTGGTGCGCCAGGCCAAGGCCACCACCGACCACGACCAGCGCGTCGCGCTCTACCAGAAGGCGCAGCAGTTGCTCGCGCAACAACTGCCCATCAGCCCCATCGCCCACTCCACCGTCTACCAGCCCATGCGCAAGTCGGTGCAGGGGTTCCTGATCAGCCCCTTCGGGCGCAACTCCTTCTATGGCGTGGCCAACCAGCCCTGA
- a CDS encoding helix-turn-helix domain-containing protein gives MSADRIGERLRRYRRAAKKTLNQVAAESGLTASFLSQAERNLTGVSLSSLASIAKALDVPLNALFDSPQQIPPDSHQGERVRYTIEGQPLSYERLSSSFPGNQLNAVKVTVPVGYESELITHDGSEFAYVLSGRIAYVIDGHTYPLAPGDSIHFDSGKRHCLRNTGEEVAEMLTVTTLPLFGEQPAG, from the coding sequence ATGTCCGCAGATCGCATCGGAGAACGCCTGCGCCGCTATCGCCGCGCAGCGAAAAAGACCCTGAACCAGGTGGCTGCCGAATCGGGCCTGACCGCCAGCTTCCTGTCCCAGGCCGAACGCAATCTCACCGGCGTTTCGCTGTCCTCCCTGGCCAGCATCGCCAAGGCGCTGGATGTGCCACTCAACGCGCTGTTCGATTCCCCGCAGCAGATCCCGCCGGATTCGCACCAGGGCGAGCGTGTGCGCTACACCATCGAAGGCCAGCCGTTGAGCTACGAGCGGCTCTCCAGCAGTTTTCCGGGCAATCAGCTGAACGCGGTGAAAGTCACCGTGCCGGTGGGCTATGAATCCGAGTTGATCACCCATGACGGCTCGGAGTTCGCCTACGTCCTCAGCGGACGAATCGCCTACGTGATCGACGGTCATACCTATCCCCTGGCCCCCGGCGACTCGATACATTTCGACTCCGGCAAGCGCCACTGCCTGCGCAACACCGGCGAGGAAGTCGCCGAGATGCTGACGGTGACCACCCTGCCGCTGTTCGGCGAACAGCCCGCGGGCTGA
- a CDS encoding M24 family metallopeptidase yields the protein MTLGVGGASPEQALAKLQVMTAGASPIALEEYQARIARLQRLMQAREISAVFVDAGSSLVYFTGLKWNPSERLVGALVPARGDVRYIAPAFEEGTVRDLQVLPGSICVWAEHESPFTLLAGMLAEIEVSDGARVGLCHSLPFGMFERLRQAAGRLQWVDAGALVEQCRRCKSPAELALLQRAKDMTLAVHQAAASILREGITTTEVTRFIEAAHRQVGAPGSTFCIVLFGEDSAFPHGVRQPRPLREGDMVLIDTGCQLFGYNADITRSYVFGTPSARQRELWNLEKAAQQAAFDAAVLGAPCEQVDAAARRCLEAGGLGPDYALPGLPHRTGHGIGLDIHEGPYLVRGDSTPLDVGMCFSNEPMICVPGEFGIRLEDHFYMTQDGPRWFTQPSHSVDDPFGLEA from the coding sequence ATGACATTGGGAGTAGGGGGCGCGAGCCCCGAACAGGCGCTGGCGAAGCTGCAGGTCATGACGGCCGGCGCATCCCCCATTGCGCTCGAGGAATACCAGGCGCGCATCGCCCGCTTGCAACGGCTGATGCAGGCGCGGGAAATCTCCGCGGTGTTCGTCGATGCCGGCAGCTCGCTGGTCTATTTCACCGGCCTGAAGTGGAACCCCAGTGAGCGGCTGGTGGGCGCGCTGGTGCCGGCGCGGGGCGACGTGCGCTACATCGCCCCGGCGTTCGAGGAGGGCACCGTGCGCGACCTGCAGGTGCTCCCCGGCAGCATCTGCGTCTGGGCCGAACACGAAAGCCCGTTCACCCTGTTGGCCGGCATGCTGGCGGAAATCGAGGTGAGCGACGGCGCGCGGGTCGGGCTGTGCCACAGCCTGCCGTTCGGCATGTTCGAGCGCCTGCGCCAGGCGGCGGGCCGGCTGCAATGGGTGGATGCTGGCGCCCTGGTCGAGCAGTGCCGCCGCTGCAAGTCGCCGGCAGAGCTGGCGCTGCTGCAGCGGGCGAAGGACATGACCCTGGCGGTGCACCAGGCCGCCGCGAGCATCCTGCGCGAGGGCATCACGACCACCGAGGTCACGCGCTTCATCGAGGCCGCCCACCGCCAGGTGGGCGCACCGGGTTCGACCTTCTGCATCGTGCTGTTCGGCGAGGACAGCGCCTTCCCCCACGGCGTGCGCCAGCCGCGGCCGCTGCGCGAGGGCGACATGGTGCTGATCGATACCGGCTGCCAACTGTTCGGCTACAACGCCGACATCACCCGCAGCTACGTGTTCGGCACGCCCAGCGCCCGCCAGCGCGAGCTGTGGAACCTGGAGAAGGCCGCGCAGCAGGCTGCGTTCGACGCCGCCGTGCTGGGGGCGCCCTGCGAGCAGGTGGACGCCGCCGCGCGCCGCTGCCTGGAAGCCGGCGGCCTGGGGCCGGACTACGCGCTGCCCGGCTTGCCGCACCGCACCGGCCATGGCATCGGCCTGGACATCCATGAAGGGCCCTACCTGGTGCGCGGCGACAGCACGCCGCTGGACGTCGGCATGTGCTTCAGCAACGAGCCGATGATCTGCGTGCCCGGCGAGTTCGGCATCCGTCTGGAGGACCACTTCTACATGACGCAGGACGGCCCGCGCTGGTTCACCCAGCCGAGCCATTCGGTGGACGATCCGTTCGGCCTGGAGGCTTGA
- a CDS encoding ABC transporter substrate-binding protein → MRNALIRLALASLLGCTPAFGQSLVVCTEASPEGFDITQYTAATTADAAAETVFERLVQFAPGSTRLVPALAESWSISDDGLQYTFALRQGVKFHSTDYFTPTRDFNADDVLWSFQRQLDPKHPWNKLAPRGFPYAEAMGLPGLISAVEKLDEHHVRFTLRHPEAPFLADLAMGFASIYSAEYGNLLLAAEKADQLNNLPIGTGPFVFQRYQKDAQVRFSANPDYWAGPPKIDRLLLAITPDPNVRIQKVKAGDCQIAVYPKPTDVPALRQDAMLKIEELDSLLVAYVGINTRHKPLDDVRVRQAINLAFDRHAYLRAQFGEGAATLAVAPYPPTLWGSDPQLEVWPHDPARAKQLLEEAGIKPGLKLSIWTRPGGGPTNPNPGIGAQMLQSDLGQIGIQADIRVFEWGELIKRAKEGEHDLIFMGWAGDNGDPDNFLTPNLSCAAARSGENQAGWCNAEFDELLRQARAITDQETRAGLYRQALAIFQREAPWIALAYPKQFAVVRPGVSGFTLSPLGSNNFSRVEVAP, encoded by the coding sequence GTGCGCAACGCGCTCATCCGCCTGGCCCTGGCCAGCCTGCTCGGCTGCACGCCGGCCTTTGGCCAATCCCTGGTGGTGTGCACCGAAGCCAGCCCGGAAGGCTTCGACATCACCCAGTACACCGCCGCCACCACCGCCGACGCCGCGGCCGAGACGGTTTTCGAGCGCCTGGTGCAGTTCGCCCCCGGCAGCACCCGCCTGGTGCCCGCGCTGGCGGAGAGCTGGAGCATCAGCGATGACGGCCTGCAGTACACCTTCGCCCTGCGCCAGGGCGTGAAATTCCACAGCACCGACTATTTCACGCCGACCCGCGATTTCAACGCCGACGACGTGCTCTGGAGCTTCCAGCGCCAACTGGACCCGAAGCACCCATGGAACAAGCTGGCCCCGCGCGGCTTCCCCTACGCCGAGGCGATGGGCCTGCCCGGCCTGATCAGCGCGGTGGAGAAGCTCGACGAGCACCACGTGCGCTTCACCCTTCGGCACCCCGAGGCGCCCTTCCTCGCCGACCTGGCGATGGGGTTCGCCTCCATCTATTCCGCCGAGTACGGCAACCTGCTGCTGGCCGCCGAGAAGGCCGACCAGTTGAACAACCTGCCCATCGGCACCGGTCCCTTCGTCTTCCAGCGCTACCAGAAGGACGCCCAGGTGCGCTTCAGCGCCAACCCGGATTACTGGGCCGGCCCACCGAAGATCGACCGGCTGTTGCTGGCGATCACCCCCGATCCGAACGTGCGCATCCAGAAGGTCAAGGCCGGCGACTGCCAGATCGCCGTGTACCCCAAACCCACCGACGTCCCGGCGCTGCGCCAGGACGCGATGCTGAAGATCGAGGAGCTGGATTCGCTGCTGGTTGCCTACGTCGGCATCAATACCCGGCACAAGCCGCTGGACGATGTGCGCGTGCGCCAGGCCATCAACCTCGCCTTCGACCGCCACGCCTACCTGCGCGCGCAGTTCGGCGAAGGCGCCGCGACCCTGGCCGTGGCGCCCTATCCGCCGACGCTGTGGGGCTCCGACCCGCAGCTCGAGGTCTGGCCGCATGACCCGGCACGGGCGAAGCAGCTGCTGGAGGAAGCCGGCATCAAGCCGGGCCTGAAACTGTCGATCTGGACCCGCCCCGGCGGCGGGCCGACCAACCCCAACCCCGGCATCGGCGCGCAGATGCTGCAGAGCGACCTGGGCCAGATCGGCATCCAGGCGGACATCCGCGTGTTCGAATGGGGCGAGCTGATCAAGCGCGCCAAGGAAGGCGAGCACGACCTGATCTTCATGGGCTGGGCGGGCGACAACGGCGACCCGGACAATTTCCTCACGCCGAACCTGTCCTGCGCTGCCGCCAGGAGCGGCGAGAACCAGGCCGGCTGGTGCAACGCCGAATTCGACGAGCTGCTGCGCCAGGCCCGCGCCATCACCGACCAGGAAACCCGCGCCGGGCTCTACCGCCAGGCGTTGGCGATCTTCCAGCGCGAGGCGCCGTGGATCGCCCTGGCCTATCCCAAGCAGTTCGCCGTGGTACGGCCCGGCGTGAGCGGCTTCACGCTCAGCCCGCTGGGGTCGAACAACTTCTCGCGGGTTGAAGTCGCTCCCTGA